The following are from one region of the Streptomyces tuirus genome:
- a CDS encoding PadR family transcriptional regulator — translation MSLPHAILTALLEKKSSGLELTRRFDRSIGYFWSATHQQIYRELGKLEADGLIRALPPEQPARGQKKSYEVLPAGRAELARWTSASQDPKPHRDPLLLRLRAAAVVGTAGLEADLRRHLELHERQLAEYEEIEERDFPPGSDGAEVRLRHLVLRAGIDLETFWTQWLRRALADFAELPDGEPAEPA, via the coding sequence ATGTCACTCCCGCACGCGATCCTCACCGCCCTGCTCGAGAAGAAGTCCTCGGGCCTGGAGCTGACCCGCCGGTTCGACCGGTCGATCGGCTACTTCTGGTCGGCGACGCACCAGCAGATCTACCGCGAGCTGGGGAAACTGGAGGCCGACGGCCTCATCCGCGCCCTGCCGCCCGAGCAGCCGGCCCGCGGGCAGAAGAAGAGCTACGAGGTCCTGCCCGCGGGGCGTGCCGAACTGGCCCGCTGGACCTCCGCCTCCCAGGACCCCAAGCCGCATCGCGACCCGCTGCTGCTGCGGCTCAGGGCGGCGGCCGTGGTCGGCACGGCGGGTCTTGAGGCGGATCTGCGACGCCATCTGGAGCTGCACGAACGGCAGCTGGCGGAGTACGAGGAGATCGAGGAGCGCGACTTCCCGCCCGGCAGTGACGGAGCCGAGGTCCGGCTGCGGCACCTCGTGCTGCGGGCCGGCATCGACCTGGAGACCTTCTGGACCCAGTGGCTCCGGCGGGCCCTGGCGGACTTCGCCGAACTCCCGGACGGCGAGCCGGCGGAACCGGCCTGA
- a CDS encoding fibronectin type III domain-containing protein, which produces MRGRSAPPPFLRRLALCGALLLLASCGWAGAEERDGVGLPGAPTGVTAEAGSATSVHVMWNATARADGYEVYRGTTKVKEVPGSQHMVDVTRLRPSTRYVFSVRARDIDGRLGPPSRRVPAKTPAAAADDRSAPTRPSAPGGRAVSSRAVQLSWSASTDDRGVVSYDIHQGDTKIHSVGGGQTAAVLTGLRPGTDYTFTVRARDAAGNVSPAGRAVRLTTPGTDDGRATAPTDFRATSHREDGAYQLDLSWVPPRVDGEVTEYQIHLDGRPATSLVYGGSAPRERATYSFYAGRRAGVTHRVRVRAMLPDGTWGGFSAERVVTTGAGR; this is translated from the coding sequence GTGCGAGGACGTTCCGCTCCCCCGCCCTTCCTGCGCCGCCTGGCGCTCTGCGGGGCTCTCCTGCTGCTCGCCTCCTGCGGCTGGGCCGGAGCGGAGGAACGGGACGGCGTCGGGCTGCCCGGCGCTCCGACGGGTGTGACCGCCGAAGCGGGCAGCGCGACGAGCGTGCATGTCATGTGGAACGCGACCGCCCGGGCCGACGGCTACGAGGTGTATCGCGGCACGACGAAGGTCAAGGAGGTGCCAGGTTCACAGCACATGGTGGACGTCACCAGGCTCCGGCCCTCCACGCGGTATGTCTTCTCCGTACGGGCGCGGGACATCGACGGGCGGCTCGGACCGCCCAGCCGCCGGGTGCCCGCGAAGACGCCCGCGGCCGCGGCGGACGACCGCTCCGCGCCGACCCGCCCGTCGGCGCCCGGCGGGCGGGCCGTCTCGAGCCGCGCGGTCCAGCTGTCCTGGTCCGCCTCCACGGACGACCGGGGTGTGGTGTCGTACGACATCCACCAGGGCGACACGAAGATCCACAGTGTGGGCGGGGGCCAGACGGCCGCCGTGCTCACGGGACTGCGGCCCGGCACGGACTACACGTTCACCGTCCGCGCCCGGGACGCGGCCGGCAACGTCTCCCCCGCCGGCCGCGCGGTCCGCCTGACCACACCGGGCACGGACGACGGCCGCGCCACCGCCCCCACGGACTTCCGGGCGACGAGCCACCGTGAGGACGGGGCCTACCAGCTCGACCTGAGCTGGGTGCCGCCCCGTGTGGACGGTGAGGTCACCGAGTACCAGATCCATCTGGACGGCAGGCCCGCGACGTCCCTGGTCTACGGCGGCAGCGCCCCGCGCGAGCGCGCCACGTACAGCTTCTACGCCGGGCGGCGTGCCGGTGTCACGCACCGGGTCCGCGTCCGGGCGATGCTGCCCGACGGCACCTGGGGAGGGTTCTCGGCGGAGCGGGTGGTGACGACGGGGGCGGGGCGCTGA
- a CDS encoding M20 family metallopeptidase, with the protein MTRGLGPLTAVVDVAGELIRRPSRAALDDHAPVLAVLGARPFWRSWRPGSPPAGCRTAGSMTKPAARSRCRRRSPAAGQGLTARAKTAGPSNMGNPPAAEGVPAAAGFGPRYEGLHGVDEQVHLADLPTVHAVYRRAVLGLPAG; encoded by the coding sequence ATGACCAGGGGCCTTGGGCCGCTGACCGCGGTGGTGGACGTCGCGGGCGAACTGATCCGCCGCCCGAGCCGGGCCGCCCTCGATGATCACGCGCCCGTTCTGGCGGTGCTGGGGGCCCGCCCGTTCTGGCGGTCCTGGAGGCCTGGCTCACCGCCCGCGGGCTGCCGCACCGCCGGCTCCATGACGAAGCCCGCCGCCCGGTCGCGCTGCAGGCGGAGATCACCGGCGGCCGGACAGGGCCTGACGGCGCGGGCCAAGACCGCGGGCCCGTCGAACATGGGCAATCCGCCGGCCGCCGAGGGCGTCCCGGCCGCGGCAGGCTTCGGCCCGCGCTACGAGGGACTGCACGGCGTCGACGAACAGGTGCACCTCGCGGACCTGCCGACGGTGCACGCCGTCTACCGGCGGGCCGTCCTCGGCCTGCCGGCGGGGTGA
- a CDS encoding NADPH-dependent 2,4-dienoyl-CoA reductase, whose amino-acid sequence MSRYPHLLTPLDLGFTTLPNRVLMGSMHVGLEEAEGGFARMAAFYAARARGGVGLIVTGGIAPNDEGRPYEGGAKLTTEEEAEQHRVITDAVHREGGRIAMQILHFGRYAYHQDLVAPSPVQAPISPFPPRELTDADIERTIDDYARAARLARQAGYDGVEIMGSEGYLINEFIARQTNHRTDGWGGSYENRMRFPLEIVRRVREAVGEDFIVIYRLSMLDLVPGGSTLDEVVTLAKAVEAAGATIINTGIGWHEARIPTIATSVPRGAYTWVTKRLMGEVSVPLVTTNRINTPELAEELLAEGAADMVSMARPMLADPDFVTKAAAGRPEAINTCIGCNQACLDHTFSGLITSCLVNPRACHETELVLSPTRLRKRVAVVGAGPAGLACAVSAAERGHEVTLFDAASEIGGQLNVARKVPGKQEFDETLRYFRTQLDWHGVDVRLNTLVTVADLDGFDEVVVATGVTPRTPEIPGIDHPSVVGYLDVLRDGAPVGDRVAILGAGGIGFDVAEFLTDGGDKAHEDPATYFRQWGVDLDYRGPGGLAAPERPAPPRTVHLLQRKTSKVGAGLGKTTGWIHRTELKHRGVTMVPGARYDRIDDAGLHITVGEESTVLEVDTIVLCTGQEPRRGLYEELLAAGRSTHLIGGADVAAELDAKRAIKQGTELAAAL is encoded by the coding sequence ATGAGCCGTTACCCGCACCTGCTGACCCCCCTCGACCTGGGCTTCACCACCCTGCCCAACCGGGTCCTCATGGGCTCCATGCACGTCGGCCTGGAGGAGGCCGAGGGCGGCTTCGCGCGCATGGCCGCCTTCTACGCCGCCCGCGCCCGCGGGGGAGTGGGCCTGATCGTCACCGGCGGCATCGCCCCCAACGACGAGGGGCGGCCCTACGAGGGCGGCGCCAAGCTCACCACCGAGGAAGAGGCCGAGCAGCACCGGGTCATCACCGACGCCGTGCACCGCGAGGGCGGGCGGATCGCGATGCAGATCCTGCACTTCGGCCGGTACGCCTACCACCAGGACCTCGTCGCGCCGAGCCCGGTCCAGGCGCCGATCAGCCCCTTCCCGCCCCGTGAGCTCACCGACGCCGACATCGAGCGGACGATCGACGACTACGCCCGCGCCGCCCGCCTCGCCCGGCAGGCCGGCTACGACGGCGTCGAGATCATGGGCTCCGAGGGCTACCTCATCAACGAGTTCATCGCCCGGCAGACCAACCACCGCACCGACGGCTGGGGCGGTTCGTACGAGAACCGCATGCGCTTCCCGCTGGAGATCGTGCGCCGGGTGCGCGAGGCGGTCGGCGAGGACTTCATCGTCATCTACCGGCTCTCCATGCTCGACCTCGTCCCGGGCGGCTCGACGCTCGACGAGGTCGTCACCCTCGCCAAGGCCGTCGAGGCCGCCGGGGCGACGATCATCAACACCGGCATCGGCTGGCACGAGGCCCGCATCCCCACCATCGCGACCTCCGTGCCGCGCGGCGCGTACACCTGGGTGACCAAGCGGCTCATGGGCGAGGTTTCCGTCCCGCTCGTCACCACCAACCGCATCAACACCCCCGAACTCGCCGAGGAACTGCTCGCCGAGGGCGCCGCCGACATGGTGTCGATGGCCCGCCCGATGCTCGCCGACCCCGACTTCGTCACCAAGGCCGCCGCCGGCCGCCCCGAGGCGATCAACACCTGCATCGGCTGCAACCAGGCCTGCCTCGACCACACCTTCAGCGGCCTGATCACCTCGTGCCTGGTCAACCCGCGCGCCTGCCACGAGACCGAGCTCGTGCTCTCCCCGACCCGGCTGCGCAAGCGCGTCGCGGTCGTCGGCGCGGGCCCGGCCGGCCTCGCCTGCGCGGTCTCCGCCGCCGAGCGCGGGCACGAGGTGACGCTGTTCGACGCGGCGAGCGAGATCGGCGGCCAGCTCAACGTCGCCCGCAAGGTCCCGGGCAAGCAGGAGTTCGACGAGACGCTCCGCTACTTCCGCACCCAGCTCGACTGGCACGGCGTCGACGTCCGCCTGAACACCCTGGTCACGGTCGCGGACCTCGACGGCTTCGACGAGGTCGTCGTCGCCACCGGTGTCACCCCGCGCACCCCCGAGATCCCCGGCATCGACCACCCGAGCGTCGTCGGCTACCTCGACGTCCTGCGCGACGGCGCCCCCGTCGGCGACCGGGTCGCGATCCTCGGCGCGGGCGGCATCGGCTTCGACGTCGCCGAGTTCCTCACCGACGGCGGCGACAAGGCCCACGAGGACCCGGCGACGTACTTCCGCCAGTGGGGCGTCGACCTCGATTACCGCGGCCCCGGCGGTCTCGCGGCGCCCGAGCGGCCCGCGCCGCCGCGCACCGTCCACCTGCTCCAGCGCAAGACCTCCAAGGTCGGCGCCGGGCTCGGCAAGACCACCGGCTGGATCCACCGCACCGAGCTCAAGCACCGCGGCGTCACCATGGTCCCGGGCGCACGCTACGACCGGATCGACGACGCCGGACTCCACATCACCGTCGGTGAGGAGAGCACGGTCCTCGAGGTCGACACGATCGTGCTGTGCACGGGCCAGGAGCCGCGCCGCGGCCTGTACGAGGAGCTGCTCGCCGCCGGGCGCAGCACGCACCTCATCGGCGGCGCGGACGTGGCCGCCGAACTGGACGCCAAGCGCGCCATCAAGCAGGGCACCGAGCTCGCGGCCGCCCTGTAG
- a CDS encoding PTS-dependent dihydroxyacetone kinase phosphotransferase subunit DhaM: protein MSDEQLVGIVLVSHSAEVAASVAELAKGLAGGGPAVPVAPAGGTEGGGLGTSSELIAAAAVSVDRGAGVAVLADLGSAVLTVKALLAEGDELPEPTRLVDAPFLEGAVAAVVTASTGADLAAVEAAATEAYAYRKV, encoded by the coding sequence GTGAGTGACGAGCAGCTGGTGGGCATCGTGCTGGTGTCGCACAGTGCGGAGGTGGCCGCGTCGGTCGCCGAGCTGGCGAAGGGGCTCGCGGGCGGCGGCCCGGCGGTGCCCGTCGCTCCGGCGGGCGGCACCGAGGGCGGCGGGCTCGGCACCAGCTCCGAACTGATCGCCGCCGCGGCCGTGTCCGTCGACCGAGGCGCCGGAGTCGCCGTCCTGGCCGACCTGGGCAGCGCCGTGCTCACGGTGAAGGCGCTGCTCGCGGAGGGCGACGAACTCCCGGAGCCGACACGTCTGGTGGACGCCCCCTTCTTGGAGGGGGCCGTGGCCGCGGTCGTCACCGCGTCCACCGGGGCGGATCTGGCGGCGGTGGAGGCGGCGGCCACCGAGGCGTACGCGTACCGCAAGGTGTGA
- a CDS encoding glycoside hydrolase family 75 protein has product MRVQSLTLAVASAALLAPTTYPAAHSRPAVGREGAVSAAELLAKVRDCAPVSRGRYRSDNGAPANIPVCGTRDAVFWKADMDIDCDGSPGTRCNSRTDPYFAASTAYAQSDGRPLSAERLPFIVVPAPSSLWDYRDHGIGGGSVVAVVYRDRVQYAVVGDTGPQGIIGEASYATAKGLGIRADPHGGGAPSGVTYIVFKNTKVSPIEDHAAAVTAGERVARRFADGSRADGG; this is encoded by the coding sequence GTGCGTGTCCAGTCGCTCACTCTGGCCGTGGCCAGCGCCGCCCTGCTCGCCCCGACGACCTACCCCGCCGCCCACTCCCGGCCCGCCGTGGGGCGCGAAGGCGCCGTCAGCGCCGCCGAACTGCTCGCCAAGGTGCGGGACTGCGCTCCCGTCTCCCGTGGCCGCTACCGCAGCGACAACGGCGCACCCGCGAACATCCCGGTCTGCGGCACCCGTGACGCCGTGTTCTGGAAGGCCGACATGGACATCGACTGCGACGGCAGCCCCGGAACCCGCTGCAACAGCCGCACGGACCCGTACTTCGCCGCGAGCACGGCCTACGCCCAGTCCGACGGCCGCCCGTTGAGCGCCGAGCGCCTGCCCTTCATCGTCGTTCCCGCGCCGAGCTCCCTCTGGGACTACCGGGACCACGGCATCGGCGGCGGTTCGGTGGTGGCCGTGGTGTACCGCGACCGGGTCCAGTACGCGGTCGTCGGTGACACGGGCCCGCAGGGCATCATCGGGGAGGCGTCCTACGCGACCGCCAAGGGCCTCGGCATCCGCGCCGACCCGCACGGCGGCGGCGCACCCTCCGGCGTCACCTACATCGTCTTCAAGAACACCAAAGTGTCGCCCATCGAGGACCACGCCGCGGCCGTGACCGCGGGGGAGCGCGTGGCGAGGCGGTTCGCCGACGGGAGCCGGGCGGACGGGGGCTGA
- a CDS encoding SpoIIE family protein phosphatase, with translation MSAAGSPGSEGGGPARPSGLLDVLRVASVVLDAEGRIVLWSPQAEELFGYGAQEALGQYAARIMVHEQHVDLVVKLFADVMETGQSWAGAFPIRCKDGSTRLVEFRNMRLLDDQGDVYALGLCADQTTVHRLEREVALSTRMIAQSPIGLAVLDTDLRYVSVNRALEEINGVPAEAHLGRTVREVVPRMNVDALEAAARGVLETGTPVVDQSTIGRTPADPHQDHAWSVSLYRLENAFGTVLGVAVSIVDVTEQYRAGIEAEAARRRLALIADASGRIGTTLDLDRTAGELAEVAVPELADIAAVDLLDAVVQGRRTRLGPAESAVIRALAVQGYDSAEALEAADPPGQVARYAPDRLVTECVRTASPVMLPEVKDEDLDRIARSSEAAELLGRAGVHSYLAVPLIARGEVLGALDLKRTRNPLPFSEDDLLLARELAARAAVQIDNARWYQSARNTALTLQRSLLPSHPPVTGGLEVASRYQPAGATSEVGGDWFDVIPLDGGRTALVVGDVMGSGIPAAAAMGRLRTATNTLASLGLDPHVLLEHLDKITAGLEQTIATCVYAVHDPHLRQCRIANAGHLPPVRVRPGSAPELLDLPTGVPLGVGGVAFSTTTVDLEPGDRLVLYTDGLVETRRDPLDERLDTLLSLLDGPDRPLEDVCDQLLRTLHEPDNFDDVALLIARATAPE, from the coding sequence ATGAGTGCAGCCGGGTCTCCCGGGTCCGAGGGCGGCGGTCCGGCACGCCCGAGCGGTCTGCTCGACGTGCTGCGCGTGGCCTCGGTGGTCCTGGACGCCGAGGGCCGCATCGTGCTGTGGAGCCCGCAGGCCGAGGAACTCTTCGGCTACGGGGCACAGGAGGCGCTCGGGCAGTACGCCGCCCGCATCATGGTCCACGAGCAGCACGTCGACCTCGTGGTCAAACTGTTCGCCGACGTCATGGAGACCGGGCAGAGCTGGGCCGGGGCCTTCCCGATCCGCTGCAAGGACGGCAGCACGCGGCTGGTGGAGTTCCGCAACATGCGGCTGCTGGACGACCAGGGCGACGTGTACGCGCTGGGGCTGTGCGCCGACCAGACGACCGTGCACCGGCTGGAGCGGGAGGTGGCGCTGTCGACGCGTATGATCGCGCAGTCCCCGATCGGGCTGGCCGTGCTGGACACGGACCTGCGGTACGTCTCCGTCAACAGGGCGCTGGAGGAGATCAACGGCGTGCCGGCCGAGGCGCACCTGGGCCGCACGGTCCGCGAGGTGGTGCCGCGGATGAACGTCGACGCCCTGGAGGCCGCCGCGCGCGGGGTGCTGGAGACCGGAACGCCGGTCGTCGACCAGTCCACGATCGGCCGTACCCCGGCCGACCCGCATCAGGACCACGCCTGGTCGGTCTCGCTGTACCGGCTGGAGAACGCCTTCGGGACCGTGCTGGGCGTGGCCGTCTCGATCGTCGACGTCACCGAGCAGTACCGGGCGGGCATCGAGGCCGAGGCCGCGCGGCGGCGCCTGGCCCTGATCGCCGACGCGTCGGGCCGGATCGGTACCACGCTGGACCTGGACCGCACGGCCGGCGAGCTGGCCGAGGTGGCCGTGCCGGAGCTCGCCGACATCGCCGCCGTCGACCTGCTGGACGCGGTGGTGCAGGGCCGCCGCACCCGGCTGGGCCCCGCCGAGTCGGCCGTGATCCGCGCCCTGGCGGTACAGGGCTACGACTCCGCCGAGGCCCTGGAGGCGGCCGATCCTCCTGGACAGGTCGCCCGGTACGCCCCCGACCGGCTCGTCACCGAGTGCGTGCGCACCGCGAGCCCCGTGATGCTGCCGGAGGTCAAGGACGAGGACCTGGACCGCATCGCGCGGTCCTCCGAGGCGGCCGAGCTGCTGGGCCGGGCCGGGGTGCACTCGTACCTGGCGGTGCCGCTGATCGCGCGCGGCGAGGTGCTGGGGGCCCTGGACCTCAAGCGCACCCGCAATCCGCTGCCGTTCAGTGAGGACGACCTGCTGCTGGCGCGCGAGCTGGCCGCCCGGGCCGCCGTGCAGATCGACAACGCCCGCTGGTACCAGAGCGCCCGCAATACCGCGCTCACCCTCCAGCGCAGCCTGCTGCCCAGCCATCCGCCGGTGACGGGCGGGCTGGAGGTCGCCTCCCGCTACCAGCCGGCCGGGGCCACGAGCGAGGTCGGCGGCGACTGGTTCGACGTGATCCCGCTGGACGGGGGCAGGACGGCGCTCGTCGTGGGCGATGTGATGGGCAGCGGCATTCCCGCGGCGGCGGCCATGGGGCGGCTGCGGACGGCGACCAACACCCTCGCCTCCCTCGGCCTCGATCCGCATGTACTCCTGGAGCACCTCGACAAGATCACCGCGGGCCTCGAGCAGACCATCGCGACCTGTGTCTACGCCGTTCACGACCCGCATCTGCGGCAGTGCCGGATCGCCAACGCCGGGCATCTGCCGCCGGTGCGGGTCCGGCCCGGCAGCGCCCCGGAGCTGCTCGATCTGCCGACGGGGGTGCCGCTCGGCGTGGGCGGGGTCGCCTTCTCCACGACCACCGTCGACCTCGAGCCCGGCGACCGGCTGGTGCTCTACACCGACGGCCTCGTCGAGACGCGGCGCGACCCCCTCGACGAACGGCTCGACACGCTGCTGTCGCTGCTCGACGGCCCCGACCGGCCGCTGGAGGACGTCTGCGACCAGCTGCTGCGCACGCTGCACGAGCCGGACAACTTCGACGACGTGGCCCTGCTCATCGCGCGGGCGACCGCACCCGAGTGA
- a CDS encoding carboxylate-amine ligase — protein sequence MTTIGVEEEYLLLDPVTGLPVPQADKVRAAAGVGHLVTDQEVQYELLQAQVEVATPVCDTLEEVGGHLLRLRHAIGVAADQHDCRLGVCGTPPVRHGRPIAVTDQARYRAMVTQAPQLVAEQLVNGTHVHVAVPDREAGVQVLNRIRSRLPTLTAMAANSPLWDGHDTGFASWRTVIFSRWPVSGMPPHFHDAADYDRRVERLLESDLISDAGQLYWQARLSETYPTIEVRCLDVQLRADEAVMLAALVRALVETALTEAAEDTPLPDCAPELLQAAMWHAARHGLGDTLVDPGGTPHRAGDVLYEFLRHVSPALDAAGDSRQVTSLIHRLLQDGTGADRQRAALAQGGLRAVTELVSTQSTMP from the coding sequence ATGACGACGATCGGCGTGGAAGAGGAGTACCTGCTGCTCGACCCGGTCACGGGCCTGCCGGTACCTCAGGCGGACAAAGTGCGCGCCGCGGCGGGCGTGGGACACCTCGTGACCGACCAGGAAGTGCAGTACGAACTGCTCCAGGCACAGGTCGAGGTGGCCACGCCGGTCTGCGACACCCTGGAGGAGGTCGGCGGCCATCTGCTGCGGCTGCGGCACGCCATCGGCGTGGCCGCCGATCAGCACGACTGCCGGCTCGGAGTGTGCGGGACACCACCGGTGCGGCACGGCCGGCCCATCGCCGTCACCGACCAGGCCCGCTACCGGGCCATGGTGACCCAGGCGCCGCAACTCGTGGCGGAGCAGCTCGTCAACGGCACGCATGTGCATGTGGCCGTGCCCGACCGGGAGGCGGGTGTGCAGGTCCTGAACCGGATCCGCTCCCGGCTCCCGACGCTGACCGCCATGGCGGCGAACTCCCCCCTCTGGGACGGTCACGACACAGGCTTCGCGAGCTGGCGCACGGTGATCTTCAGCCGGTGGCCGGTCAGCGGCATGCCCCCGCACTTCCACGACGCCGCCGACTACGACCGGCGCGTGGAGCGGCTGCTGGAGTCCGATCTGATCTCCGACGCCGGTCAGCTCTACTGGCAGGCCCGCCTCTCGGAGACCTACCCGACCATCGAGGTGCGGTGCCTGGACGTCCAGCTGCGCGCGGACGAGGCGGTCATGCTCGCTGCTCTCGTCCGGGCCCTCGTGGAGACCGCCCTGACGGAAGCCGCCGAGGACACGCCCCTGCCCGACTGCGCGCCGGAACTGCTCCAGGCCGCCATGTGGCACGCCGCCCGGCATGGACTCGGCGACACCCTCGTCGACCCGGGCGGCACACCGCACCGCGCCGGCGACGTGCTCTACGAGTTCCTGCGGCACGTCTCTCCCGCCCTCGACGCGGCCGGCGACTCCCGGCAGGTCACCTCCCTGATCCACCGGCTGCTGCAGGACGGGACCGGCGCGGACCGGCAGCGCGCCGCCCTCGCCCAGGGCGGTCTGCGCGCGGTCACCGAACTCGTCAGCACCCAGAGCACGATGCCGTGA
- the dhaL gene encoding dihydroxyacetone kinase subunit DhaL, with protein sequence MLDAAFFRRWMTVTAASVDREAERLTALDSPIGDADHGSNLQRGFRAVTAALEKEPPGTPGGVLTLAGRQLISTVGGASGPLYGTLLRRTGKALGDAGEVSAEQLAEALRAGVDAVMTLGGAAPGDKTMIDALVPAVDALGNSFTAARTAAEEGAVATTPLQARKGRASYLGERSIGHQDPGATSAALLIAGLVEAAGE encoded by the coding sequence GTGCTCGACGCCGCATTCTTCCGCCGCTGGATGACGGTGACCGCCGCATCCGTCGACCGCGAGGCGGAACGGCTCACCGCCCTCGATTCCCCCATCGGGGACGCCGATCACGGCAGCAACCTCCAGCGCGGGTTCAGGGCCGTCACGGCCGCCCTGGAGAAGGAGCCCCCCGGCACGCCCGGCGGGGTGCTGACCCTCGCCGGACGCCAGTTGATCTCGACGGTCGGCGGCGCCTCGGGGCCGCTGTACGGCACGCTGCTGCGCCGTACCGGCAAGGCCCTGGGCGATGCCGGTGAGGTCAGCGCGGAGCAGTTGGCCGAGGCCCTGCGGGCGGGGGTGGACGCGGTCATGACGCTCGGCGGCGCAGCCCCGGGCGACAAGACCATGATCGACGCGCTGGTGCCCGCCGTGGACGCGCTCGGCAACTCGTTCACGGCGGCCCGGACCGCCGCGGAGGAGGGTGCGGTGGCGACGACGCCCCTGCAGGCGCGCAAGGGCAGGGCCAGTTATCTGGGCGAGCGCAGCATCGGCCACCAGGACCCGGGTGCCACGTCGGCGGCGCTGCTGATCGCCGGACTCGTGGAGGCCGCCGGTGAGTGA
- the dhaK gene encoding dihydroxyacetone kinase subunit DhaK, which yields MKMLINVPESVVADALRGMAAAHPELTVDVENRVIVRRDAPVAGQVGLVSGGGSGHEPLHGGFVGPGMLSAACPGEVFTSPVPDQMLRAAAAVDSGAGVLFIVKNYTGDVLNFDMAAELAEDEGIQVAKVLVNDDVAVTDSLYTAGRRGTGATLFVEKIAGAAAAEGMPLERVEAIARQVNESSRSFGIALSACSTPAKGSPTFDLPPGELELGIGIHGEPGRERRAMMTSGEIAEAAVEAVVEDLQPRNPVLVLVNGMGATPLLELYGFNAEVHRVLAQRGVAVARVLVGNYVTSLDMAGASLTLCQVDEELLRLYDAPVSTPGLRWGM from the coding sequence GTGAAGATGCTGATCAACGTCCCGGAGTCCGTGGTGGCGGACGCGCTGCGCGGCATGGCGGCTGCCCACCCGGAGCTGACCGTGGACGTGGAGAACCGGGTGATTGTGCGGCGGGACGCTCCCGTCGCAGGACAGGTGGGGCTGGTCTCGGGCGGCGGATCGGGCCATGAGCCGCTGCACGGCGGCTTCGTGGGTCCCGGCATGCTGTCGGCGGCCTGCCCGGGCGAGGTGTTCACCTCCCCGGTGCCCGACCAGATGCTGCGCGCGGCCGCCGCCGTGGACAGCGGTGCCGGTGTGCTGTTCATCGTGAAGAACTACACCGGTGACGTGCTCAACTTCGACATGGCCGCCGAGTTGGCCGAGGACGAGGGCATCCAGGTCGCCAAGGTGCTGGTCAACGACGACGTGGCCGTGACCGACAGCCTGTACACGGCGGGACGGCGCGGTACGGGCGCGACCCTGTTCGTCGAGAAGATCGCGGGTGCGGCCGCCGCCGAGGGCATGCCGCTGGAGCGGGTCGAGGCCATCGCGCGGCAGGTGAACGAGAGCTCCCGCAGCTTCGGGATCGCGCTGAGCGCCTGCAGCACCCCGGCGAAGGGCAGCCCGACCTTCGATCTGCCGCCCGGCGAGCTGGAGTTGGGCATCGGCATCCACGGCGAGCCCGGCCGGGAGCGGCGCGCCATGATGACCTCCGGTGAGATCGCCGAGGCCGCCGTGGAGGCAGTGGTGGAGGACCTCCAGCCGCGCAATCCGGTGCTGGTCCTGGTCAACGGCATGGGTGCGACGCCGCTGCTCGAGCTGTACGGCTTCAACGCCGAGGTGCACCGGGTGCTCGCCCAGCGCGGCGTCGCCGTGGCCCGCGTCCTCGTGGGCAACTACGTCACCTCCCTGGACATGGCGGGCGCCTCGCTCACCCTGTGCCAGGTCGACGAGGAGCTGCTGCGGCTGTACGACGCGCCGGTGAGCACCCCGGGTCTGCGCTGGGGCATGTGA